TGGACGGTAGTTGTTAAAGACGAAGACCAAATCCTGCTGAGGTACGAGCGTTTCTAGCACAATCACGATGCTAATAGCGGCGCTGGCTATCCAGCCAGCGATAGCGCCATTAATCACCTTAAGGGGCAGGGATGAATCCAACAATGTTGTTGAGGCGATGAACGCCGGGATACCGATCATCAGGAGCAGCGCGATGGTATCCATAGAGAGGCGATTCTGGATAATGTCGCGGCCTGCAAAAGTACTGAAGATGCCCGTTAGCGTTAAGATCAGGACGACCACAGCCGTATACAAGCTGTACCGGATGGTATGCTCCCCTAAGAACCCTATGCGTAAATTATTGTGATTTTCCATGCGTTTACGCTTTCTTCTTAGAGAGAACTTCGCCGAAGATACCTGTCGGACGGAAGATCATGAAGACAATCAAGAGGCCGAAGGCAACCACATCTTTGAGCTGGTTGGGCAACCCTAATGCAGAAGGCAAAACAGATTCCGCAACGCCCAGGAACAGGCCGCCGAAGACTGCGCCGGGTACGTTACCGATGCCGCCTAATACCGCCGCTGTAAAGGCTTTGATGCCCGGAATAAAGCCCATAAACGGCGTCACCTGCCTGTTATAGAGGGCGAAGAGCACGGCACCAGCACCAGCCAGCGCAGCACCCAGAATAAAGGTGATGACGATTGTCCGGTCAACATTGATGCCCATCAGCGAAGCCGTATCTTTATCTTCTGCGACGGCCCGCATGGCTTTGCCCGTCTTGGTGCGTTGGATGAAGAACCATAACGCAGACATCAACAGCAATGAGACGAACAGAATCACGAAGAAGAAGGGCCGTATACGGACTTCCTGATTGAAGATGATGACATCATAACTCTGGCTGATGAGGTCAATACCCTGGCAAACGGTCGTTCCATCGGCATCTTCGCAGCCCCACATGCCTTGGCCCACAAATAGGCTGATGCGTGGGTAGGTGCGGGGGCTACTGCCGAATAGCCGCAAAAAGAGTTGTTGCAGCGTGATCGACGCGCCAATAGCTGTAATCAGGGGGACGAGTCGTGGCGCATTGCGTAAGGGGCGGTAAGCGATGCGCTCCAACAAAATCGCGATGATAACAGAGCCCAGGACAGCAACGCCCATCGTGAGCAAAATGGCGAGTAGGGTTTGGCTTTCCAGGAATCCGGATTGCTCAGCGGCATTGATGGCGAAGAAGCCAATATAGGCGCCTGCCATAAAAACTTCGCCGTGAGCAAAGTTAATCATAAAGAGGATGCCATAGACCAGCGTATAGCCCAGGGCAATGAGTGCGTAGATACTGCCTTGTGCCAGCCCAATGATAAATTGGCTGATAAACGTATCCCACGCATAACGCGCTCGTTCGCCTTCTTCCAGGAAGAGGCGAGGTTCAATTTCAATGACGAAGAAGACCCACAGAAACAAGATAACGAGCACAGCGGCGATGAATACAGTCGCATTCTGGTTTGTTAACCAAGTACGCACAGCACTGCGCGATCTTGTAGATTCCGATGGGCCTGAATCAACGGATTCACTCATAGGCTAGCCCTAACAGTCGTTACAATGATCAGCAAATGAAAAATAATAGTAGGGTGTTCCGCGTGGCGGGCACAGATTATGACAAATTTGTGCGTAAAAAAACAGAGATAAGCCGAAGCCTATCCCTGTTTTATCGCAATCAGTGCAATTTTGCGATGAAGTTTAGTCAGAATATGCCTGACATTACTCCGTTGCGACGTCCTGTTGGACGTATTCGCCACCTTCAACCTGGTAGAAGCCAATGTTCGCGCTGGAGCATTCGCCAGTACCGTCACACACGATTTCGCCCGTCAGACCAGCGAAGCTTGCGCTACGGATGTAGTCTGAAAGAGCGGCGCGGTCAATGACGAGATCACCGTTGTCATCAATGGTACCAACGGCTTCGATAGCATCCAACAGCAGGTTGGTGGCATCATAAGCATTGGTATTGAATGCTGACGGCGGTTCTTCACCGTATGTATCGACATAACGCTGTGCGAAGGCATCGAGTTCATCGCTGGATGCCGGGATCGGACGGGTAGCGTAGACGCCATCCGCGAAGTCGCCAGCCAGGTCGATCAGTTCGCTACCATAGATGCCATCTGCACCCATGAAGGGCACGTCTTCCAGACCAACGTCATAACGTTGTTCGATCAGACGAGCAGCTTCTGCATTGAAGCCTGCGAAGTAGATCAGATCAGGCTCAGTCGCGGCGATGTCTTCCAGCAGCGGGCGGAAGTCTGTTTCGCCGACGGCGACAGCGTCACGGGTTGCAACGGTACCACCAAGTTCTTCATATGTGGCGATCACTTCGTCCACCAGGCCAGAGCCGTAAGATGAACCGTCGTCGATGAATGCGACGTTGGTCGCACCCAGCACGTTCACGATGATACTTGCAGCAGCTTCACCCTGGGCACCGTCGGTCGGAACCGTGCGGTTGAAGGATGTAAAGCCACTCTGGGTCAGCGAAGCAGCGGTCGCGCTAGCGCTGATGGTGACATAGCCAGCTTCATCAAAGATAGGTGCAGCGGCTTCTGCTGCGGAGGAGCACATCGGGCCAATCACGCCAACGATATTGCTATCGGAGACGAAGCGGTTCGCCACTGTCTGGCCGCCCTCTGGCGAGCAGAGGGAATCCTGGACGTCTAGAGACACGCCGAATTCCTGATCACCAACGGTGACAGTCGGGCGATCTTCCAGCGCCAGTTCAACACCACGGTTGATGTCGATACCAAACGGAGCCAGACCTTCACCGGTCATAGCAGCAGCGAAGCCAATGACAAGGTCTTCGCCAGGAGCGAGCATGACGGAGGGGCCCATCATTTCTTCGCCCATAGCTTCTTCGGTAGCCTCTTCAGCGGCTTCCTCGGTTGCTTCTGCAACTTCTTCAGTCGCTTCAGTTTCTGCTTCTTCAGTTGCTTCTGCTTCCTCAGTCGCTTCTTCGGTAGCCTCTTCAGTGGCTTCCTCGGTTGCTTCTTCGACAACTTCTTCAGTTGCTTCTTCTTCGACAACCGGGAGGACAATGCTATCAGCAATGCCAGTTGCCAATGCTTCGGTGTCTGTTTCGCCACCGCTCAGGGCAATCACAACAACCTGACGGCCATTTTCTGTCTCGACGAGGGTCGCAGTACCTGTCTGGTCACGACGTGGCAGCGCAACTTCTACAGCAGCCAGCTCGTCTGTTTCAACAGGTTCACCCACATCGTAACCACTGCGATCTGCGAAGAATGCCAGTGCGTCGGCATCTGATTCAAATTCTTCGTTACCCAGCAGGGTTGCGTAGTTGTCAGGGCCGCTGACGATAACAGTGGCGTCACCCTGGGTCAGGCTTACGAGATCGGTGCCTTCTGTGGCTGTCCAATCATCGGTGTAATCAAATGACAGGGTTGCACCTTCGAAGGTGGTTGCTGCGCCCATCATGGCTTCTTCAGTTGCT
The Phototrophicus methaneseepsis DNA segment above includes these coding regions:
- a CDS encoding branched-chain amino acid ABC transporter substrate-binding protein gives rise to the protein MKTRTTRLLIIMLMVLSLALAACASGEPTPTATVEAAPTTEEVVEEATEEVVEEATEEVAEEATEEVEATEEMTEEATEEVEATEEVEATEEMTEEATEEAEATVEATEEVTATDEVIEPMEVTEEATEEMTEEATEEATEEMAEEATEEATEEAVEPMEVTEEATEEMTEEATEEATEEVAEATEEATEEMAEATEEATEEVAEATEEAMMGAATTFEGATLSFDYTDDWTATEGTDLVSLTQGDATVIVSGPDNYATLLGNEEFESDADALAFFADRSGYDVGEPVETDELAAVEVALPRRDQTGTATLVETENGRQVVVIALSGGETDTEALATGIADSIVLPVVEEEATEEVVEEATEEATEEATEEATEEAEATEEAETEATEEVAEATEEAAEEATEEAMGEEMMGPSVMLAPGEDLVIGFAAAMTGEGLAPFGIDINRGVELALEDRPTVTVGDQEFGVSLDVQDSLCSPEGGQTVANRFVSDSNIVGVIGPMCSSAAEAAAPIFDEAGYVTISASATAASLTQSGFTSFNRTVPTDGAQGEAAASIIVNVLGATNVAFIDDGSSYGSGLVDEVIATYEELGGTVATRDAVAVGETDFRPLLEDIAATEPDLIYFAGFNAEAARLIEQRYDVGLEDVPFMGADGIYGSELIDLAGDFADGVYATRPIPASSDELDAFAQRYVDTYGEEPPSAFNTNAYDATNLLLDAIEAVGTIDDNGDLVIDRAALSDYIRSASFAGLTGEIVCDGTGECSSANIGFYQVEGGEYVQQDVATE
- a CDS encoding branched-chain amino acid ABC transporter permease; this translates as MSESVDSGPSESTRSRSAVRTWLTNQNATVFIAAVLVILFLWVFFVIEIEPRLFLEEGERARYAWDTFISQFIIGLAQGSIYALIALGYTLVYGILFMINFAHGEVFMAGAYIGFFAINAAEQSGFLESQTLLAILLTMGVAVLGSVIIAILLERIAYRPLRNAPRLVPLITAIGASITLQQLFLRLFGSSPRTYPRISLFVGQGMWGCEDADGTTVCQGIDLISQSYDVIIFNQEVRIRPFFFVILFVSLLLMSALWFFIQRTKTGKAMRAVAEDKDTASLMGINVDRTIVITFILGAALAGAGAVLFALYNRQVTPFMGFIPGIKAFTAAVLGGIGNVPGAVFGGLFLGVAESVLPSALGLPNQLKDVVAFGLLIVFMIFRPTGIFGEVLSKKKA